CCGGTGCCTGCTGCGGCGGTGCGTCCGGCACCGACGGCGGGTCCTCGGGGTCGCGCGGGCTGACGCGGTCGATCTCCTGCTGCAGGGCGCCCGCGTGCGTGTTGCGCGCCGTGGCGATCTCGTTGGCGACGTCGGCCAGCTTCGCGTGCGACTGCGCCACCGCTTCGGCCAAGCGGGCGTCGGACTTCGCCGCGTTCGCCAGCGCCAGCAGCTGGTCCGGCTCGTCGGGCGCGGAGCTGCACGCGGTGCTCAGCGCGGCCACGACCGGGGTCGCGGCGATCAACCGCAGCACGCTTCGCCTGCCCAGCACCGACCGGGCTCGCGAGGGGGATTCCACGTCGACCTATCCTGCCAGGCGACCAGGTCGACCGGCGTCCGGGCACCGACCGGGGCCTGATCCACTCGGTCCCGGCACGATCCGCCGATCGTAGGGATCCCACGGCGCGCTCGGGTGCCGAGGGACGCGATACCCTGGGCGACCGCGACCGGCACGTGCAGCACTGGTCGCCGACCCCGCGCGCGCCGTCCGGCGCCGCGCCACCGCCAGGTCTGAACAGACCGCGATCGAAACTTGGGAGTGCCAACGTGTCCAGCCCGCCGCGTGGTGAGATCACCGCGCAGCTGGAGCCCGTCGTAGCCGAGGCCGTGGCTCGGACGGGCTTCGACCTGGAGGAGCTCGGCGTGCAGCAGGCCGGCCGCCGCCGCCTGGTCAAGGTCGTCATCGACTCCGACGAAGGAGTCGGGCTCGACGACATCTCCGAGATCAGCCGGGAGGTGTCGAAGGTGCTGGACGAGCACGAGCACGTCCTGGCCGGCTCCTACACGCTCGAAGTCACCTCGCCGGGCGTGGACCGGCCGCTCACCCGGCCCCGGCACTGGCGCCGGGCGCGCTACCGCCTGGTCAAGATCCGCCTGGCCGGCGGCGAGCAGCTGGTGGCCCGCGCCGGGGAAGCCGATGATGACGGTGTCACCGTGCTGGCCGGCGGTGAACTGCGCAGGCTGTCCTACCGCGACGTGGAGCGCGCGGTGGTCGAGGTGGAATTCCAGCAGCCACCGGCGGAGGATCTGGTCAAGCTGGAGCGGGCTGCGGGCGGCGTCTCCCAGGCGGGAGACGACCGGGAAGACACGGAGGAGTCGAGGTGAACGTCGACATCGCGGCGTTGCGTGCGATCGAGCGCGACAAGGACATCCCGTTCGAGACGGTCCTTGAAGCGATCGAATCGGCACTGCTCACCGCATACCGCCACACCGAGGGCCACGAGCCGCACGCCCGGGTGGAGGTGGACCGCAAGACCGGCGTCGTGCGAGTCCTCGCGCACACCTTGGCCGCCGACGGCAGCGTGCAGGAGGAGTGGGACGACACCCCGGAGGGCTTCGGGCGGATCGCGGCGACCACCGCGCGGCAGGTCATCCTGCAGCGGTTGCGCGACGCGGAGCACGAGCGCACCTTCGGCGAGTTCGCCACCAAGGAGGGCGAGATCCTCGGTGGTGTCATCCAGCGCGACGCGCGGGCGAACTCGCGCGGCATGGTCGTCGTGCAGGTCGGCGACAGCGAGGGCGTGATCCCGGCCGCCGAACAGGTGCCCGGGGAGAACTACGAGCACGGCACCCGGATCAAGTGCTACGTCTACGGCGTCTCGCGCAGCGCGCGGGGCCCGCAGATCTCGCTGTCGCGGACGCACCCGAACCTGGTCCGGCGGCTGTTCGCGCTGGAGGTCCCGGAGATCGCCGACGGCACCGTGGAGATCCCCGCGGTGGCGCGCGAGGCCGGGCACCGCTCCAAGATCGCGGTGCGCTCGACCGTCTCCGGCGTCAACGCGAAGGGCGCCTGCATCGGCCCGATGGGCGCGCGGGTGCGCAACGTGATGAGCGAGCTGGGCGGCGAGAAGATCGACATCATCGACTACTCCGACGACCCGGCGACCTTCGTCGGCAACGCCCTGTCGCCGGCCAAGGTAGTCTCGGTGGAGGTCGTCGACGAACGCACCAAGACCGCGCGGGTGGTCGTGCCGGACTTCCAGCTCTCGCTGGCGATCGGCAAGGAAGGCCAGAACGCCCGGTTGGCCGCGCGGCTGACCGGCTGGCGCATCGACATCCGCAGCGATGCCGATCCGGGCACGAGCCCGAGCAGCACCCCGGAGCACTCGACGGGTCTGGACCCCGCGGTGGACGGTGTGCAGACCGCGGGTTCGGCCGAGTAACGTCGTCGGGTTAGAATCGATGGCAGGCTGACGCGAGGGGAGCAACAATCCGCACACGTGTGTCCGGCGAGCACGACGAGAGTCGTGGGCCGGTGCGTACTTGCGTGGGATGTCGCACCCGGACGTCGCCTACTGAGCTGCTGCGCGTGGTCGCCGACGGCGACGGGGTTCCCTCCGTCGTCGTACCTGATCCGCGACGTCGGCGGCCGGGCCGGGGAGCCTGGTTGCACCCCGATCCGGCATGCCTGCGTCTGGCCGAGCGGCGCCGGGCGTTCCCACGCGCGCTTCGCGTGCGAGGAGCACTCGACGCTTCTGCGGTGCACGAGCACATCGGTGCCGGGCGACCGCAGCACGCGGCTCACGACAGGACCGACGCGGGATCCGTCCCGCGCCAGGCAATTGATGGAAAGCAGGTCGACCCGTCATGAATCAGCCGTGAAGCTGAAGCCATGAACGCGCATCGGCGATAGGACGAGGTCGAGCGGGACTGCCGCCCGGCCTCACCCAGATGAGGAGAGCAGTGGCAGGCAAGGCCCGCGTACATGAGCTCGCCAAAGAGCTCGGTGTTACCAGCAAGGAAGTACTGACCAAGCTCGCCGAGCAGGGCGAGTACGTCAAGTCTGCGTCGTCCACCGTGGAGGCCCCGGTGGCCCGCAGGCTGCGCGACGCGCTGAACAAGTCGTCCAAGAAGGGCGGCGACAAGCCCGCTCCGGCGGACAAGCCCGCGCGTTCCGACTCGGGCGTGCCGAAGCCGGGCCCGAAGCCCGGTCCGCGCCCCGAGGCGTCCGCGCCGAAGCCGGGTCCCAAGCCCGGTCCGAAGCCGGGCCCGCGGCAGCCGGAGCCGCAGCAGGTGAAGCCGGAACCGCAGCAGGTCAAGCCCGAACCGCAGGCCCCCAAGCCCGCGGAGCAGGCGCCTGCCGCGAAGAGCGAGCACAAGCCGGGCCCCAAGCCCGGCCCGAAGCCGAGCCCCAAGCCCCACGGCGAGGCGGACGGTGGCACCGTTCCGCCGCGGCCGAAGGCGCCCAAGCCCGGTCCGCGCCAGCCGCGCGTCGGCAACAACCCGTTCGGCGTCGGCAGCGGTGCGCCGCAGCAGCGCCCGCCGCGCCCGGGGCCCGGTCCCCGTCAGGGCGGTGGCCAGGGCGGCCCCGGTCGTCAGGGCGGCGAGCGCCGTCAGGGCGGCGGCCAGGGAGCCGGTTCGGCTCCGGCCCCGGGCGGTGCCCCGCGCGGTGACGGTGGTTCGCGTCCGAACCCGGGCATGATGCCCCCGCGTCCGAACCCCGGCATGATGCCGCCCCGCCCGCCGCGCAGCGGTGGCGGACCCGGCGGTGGCCGCGGTGGCGGTCGTGGTGGCCCCGGTGGCGGCGGCGGTCGTCCGGGCGGCGGCGGTGGCGGTCGTCCCGGTGGCGGTGGCGGCGGCTTCCGCGGCGGCGGTGGCGGCGCGCCCGGTGGCGGTGGCGCCCCGGCAGGCGGCGGCTTCCGCGGTCGTCCCGGCGGCGGTGGCCGTCCGGGCGGGCCCGGTGGCCGCGGTGGCACGGCCGGTGCTTTCGGCCGTCCCGGTGGTCCCGCGAAGCGCGGCCGCAAGTCGAAGCGGCAGAAGCGCCAGGAGTACATGGAGAACATGCAGGCGCCGTCGGTCGGCGGCGTCCGCCTCCCGCGCGGTGGTGGCGAGACCGTTCGCCTGCGCCGCGGTGCTTCGCTGACCGACTTCGCCGAGAAGATCAACGCCAACCCGGCTTCGCTGGTGCAGGCGATGTTCCACCTCGGTGAGATGGTCACCGCGACCCAGTCCGTCTCCGACGAGGTGCTGGAGCTCCTCGGCCAGGAGATGAACTACAAGGTCGAGATGGTCTCGCCGGAGGACGAGGACCGGGAGCTGCTGGAGTCGTTCGACATCAGCTACGGCGACCCGAACAGCTCCGAGGAGGAGCTGCAGGCGCGTCCGCCGGTGGTGACCGTGATGGGTCACGTCGACCACGGTAAGACGCGACTGCTCGACACCATCCGGAAGGCGAACGTGCAGGCCGGTGAGGCGGGTGGCATCACCCAGCACATCGGCGCCTACCAGGTCGTCACCGAGCTGGAGGGCAACGAGCGCCCGATCACCTTCATCGACACCCCGGGTCACGAGGCGTTCACCGCCATGCGTGCCCGTGGTGCGAAGTCGACGGACATCGCCGTGCTGGTGGTCGCCGCCGACGACGGCGTCATGCCGCAGACGGTGGAGGCGATCAACCACGCCCAGGCGGCCGGTGTGCCGATCGTGGTCGCGGTCAACAAGATCGACGTCGAGGGTGCGAACCCGGCGAAGATCCGCCAGCAGCTGACCGAGTACAACCTGGTCGCCGAGGAGTACGGCGGCGAGACCATGTTCGTCGACATCTCGGCGAAGCAGGGCACCAACATCGAGAGCCTGCTCGAGGCGATCCTGCTGACCGCGGACGCCACGCTGGACCTGCGGGCCAACCGCAACATGCCGGCGCAGGGCGTGGCGATCGAGGCCCACCTGGACCGCGGTCGCGGCCCGGTGGCCACGGTGCTGGTGCAGCGCGGCACGCTCCGCGTCGGCGACTCGGTGGTCGCCGGGGACGCCTACGGTCGCGTCCGCCGGATGATCAACGAGAACGACGAGGACGTCCCCGTGGCGCTGCCGTCGCGGCCGGTGCAGGTCATCGGTTTCACGTCGGTGCCGGGTGCGGGTGACACCTTCCTGGTGGTCGACGAGGACCGGGTGGCGCGGCAGATCGCCGACCGCCGCGGGGCTCGCATCCGCGAGGCCCAGAACGCGGCCAAGCGCAAGCGCGTCAGCCTCGAGGACCTGGACAAGGTGCTCAAGGAGACCAACCAGCTGAACCTGATCATCAAGGGTGACAACTCGGGTACCGTCGAGGCGCTCGAAGAGTCCCTGATGAAGATCGAGGTCGGCGACGAGGTCGAGCTGCGGGTCATCCACCGCGGCGTCGGTGGCATCAACGAGTCCGACATCAACCTCGCCACCGCGGAGAACACCATCGTCCTGGGCTTCAACGTCCGGGCCGAGGGCAAGGCGGCCGAGGTCGCCAACCGCGAGGGCGTGGAGATCCGGTACTACTCGGTGATCTACCGGGCCATCGAGGACATCGAGCAGGCGCTCAAGGGCATGCTCAAGCCCGAGTACGAAGAGGTCGAGCTCGGCAAGGCAGAGGTCCGCGAGGTCTTCAAGTCCTCCAAGGTCGGCACCATCGCGGGTTGCATGGTCACCGAGGGCATCATCAAGCGCAACGCCAAGGCACGTCTCCTGCGCGACAGCGTGGTGGTCGCCGAGAACCTCAGCGTCAACTCGCTGAAGCGGTTCAAGGACGACGCCACGGAGGTCCGCGAGGGCTTCGAGTGCGGTCTGACCCTGGGGTCGTACAGCGACATCAAGGTCGGCGACATCATCGAGCCCTACGAGATGCGCGAGAAGCCGCGCGACTGAGTCGCAGTGCGCAGGGGGTCGTCGGACTGACGGCCCCCTGCGTTCGCGGTTTGGGGGACCCATGTACGTCGGTGTGCTCGAAGTGGACGTGCTCCTCGGCGACGTGCACTCGCTGAAGCAGAAGCGCGCCGTGGTCCGGCCGGTGGTGGCCGAGCTGCGGCGGCGCTTCGAGGTCGCGGTGTCCGAGGCGGGCAACCAGGACCTGTACCGCCGCGCGCTGATCGGCATCGCGGTGGTGTCCGGCGACGCCACGCACGCGCGCGAGGTGCTGGACGCGTGCGAGCGGCTGGTCGCCGCACGCCCGGAACTGGAGCTGCTCTCGGCCCGCCAGCGGATGCTCGGACCAGAGGACTGAGCGGCTTCCCGGCCTGCGGGTCGTGGAACCTCTGCGCCCGCCTGACCGCGGGTGCCAACGGCGGCTCGGGCCGCTTCAACCGAACTGAACTTTTCTCGAAGGAGGTGCGCCGTGGCTGATGCTCCGCGCGCCCGCAGGCTCGCCAAGCGGATCGCCCAGATCGTCGCGTCCGGGCTGGAGCACGAGGTCAAGGACCCGCGGCTGGCGATGGTGACCATCACCGACGCCAGGGTCACCCCGGACCTGCGGGATGCCACTGTCTACTACACGGTCTTCGGTGACGACGCGGACTACGCCTCGACCGCCGCCGCGCTGTCCAGCGCGACGGGCGTGCTGCGCTCCCGCGTCGGCCAGCAGACCGGCGTGCGCTTCACGCCCACGCTGACGTTCGTCGCGGACACCGTGCCGGACAACGCGCGGCGGATGGAGGAGCTGCTCGCCAAGGCCAAGGAGGCCGACGCGGAGGTGGCCCGGCTGGCGTCCGGCGCGGCGCACGCCGGCGACTCCGATCCGTACCGGACCAGCACCGACGATGACGAGGCCGACACCGACGGTGCGGAATCCGAGTCGTTTTCCGACGCCGATGTGCGGCGTGGGCCACAGAGTGGTTGAGTCGCAGCGCAGCATCAGGTGCGTTGTGCACGGGCGGTCGCCGTGGCCGCCCATGCCGTGGAGGTGAACCTGTGCGCGGGCAACCCGAAGCAGACGACCGTTCCGGAGTCGCGGCGGATCCCGTCGCACCGGCCGTGGTGGCGGCCGCGCGCAAGCTGGCCGACGCCACGGACGTGACGCTGTTCGGGCACGTGAACCCGGACGCGGATGCGCTCGGCAGCGCGCTCGCGCTGGGCCGGGCGCTGCGGCGGCGGGGCTGCACCGTGCGCGTGTCGTTCGGCACGCCGGACCTGCCGCCGGCCTCGCTGCGCGATCTGGACGGCGACGGCCTCGTGGTGCCCGTCGACGAGGTTCCCGCCGCGCCGCCCACCCTGGTGGTGTGCGACACCGGCAGCCTGCAGCGGCTCGGGCGGTTGGCCGACCGGGTCGCCGGGACCATCGAGGCCGGTGGCGATGTCATCGTCATCGACCACCACGTCTCGAACACGCGCTACGGCACGCTGCACGTGGTCGACGAGTACGCCGAGGCGACCGTGATGATCGTGCTGCGACTGCTCGACGAGCTGGGCGCGGAGCTGGACCTGCCGATCGCGCGGTGCCTGTACGCGGGGCTGGTCACCGACACCCGCTCCTTCCGGCACGCCAGCGCGCGGACCCACGAGGTGGCGGCGCGGCTGCTGCGCGCCGGAGTGGATCCGGAGGCGACCACGCGACCGCTGCTCGACACCCACCCGTTCGGCTGGATGGGCATGCTGGCCGGTGTGCTCGGTGCTGCGGAGCTGGAGCCCTCAGCCGCGCGCGGGCTCGGGTTCGTGCACGCCACAGTCCGGCTGGCCGACTCCGACGGGCTGCGGAGCGAGGAGCTCGACAGCGTCATCGACGTGCTGCGCACGACCAGCGAGGCGGAGGTGACCGCGGTGCTGAAGGAGATGGCGCCGCAGAACTGGTCGGTGTCGCTGCGCGCGGACAGCCGCTTGGACGTCGGCCACGCGGCGGCGGCCTGCGGCGGTGGCGGTCACCGCCTGGCCTCGGGCTTCACAGCGCAGGGCAAGCCGGAGGACATCATCGAGTCGATCCGCAAGGCCCTCGACGAAGCCCCGTTCCTCGACTGACCCGGCTACCGCCCGCCGCGATTTCAATGGAAATCAGGTCTTCGATTTCAATGGAAGT
This portion of the Saccharopolyspora antimicrobica genome encodes:
- a CDS encoding DHH family phosphoesterase — encoded protein: MRGQPEADDRSGVAADPVAPAVVAAARKLADATDVTLFGHVNPDADALGSALALGRALRRRGCTVRVSFGTPDLPPASLRDLDGDGLVVPVDEVPAAPPTLVVCDTGSLQRLGRLADRVAGTIEAGGDVIVIDHHVSNTRYGTLHVVDEYAEATVMIVLRLLDELGAELDLPIARCLYAGLVTDTRSFRHASARTHEVAARLLRAGVDPEATTRPLLDTHPFGWMGMLAGVLGAAELEPSAARGLGFVHATVRLADSDGLRSEELDSVIDVLRTTSEAEVTAVLKEMAPQNWSVSLRADSRLDVGHAAAACGGGGHRLASGFTAQGKPEDIIESIRKALDEAPFLD
- the nusA gene encoding transcription termination factor NusA, with the protein product MNVDIAALRAIERDKDIPFETVLEAIESALLTAYRHTEGHEPHARVEVDRKTGVVRVLAHTLAADGSVQEEWDDTPEGFGRIAATTARQVILQRLRDAEHERTFGEFATKEGEILGGVIQRDARANSRGMVVVQVGDSEGVIPAAEQVPGENYEHGTRIKCYVYGVSRSARGPQISLSRTHPNLVRRLFALEVPEIADGTVEIPAVAREAGHRSKIAVRSTVSGVNAKGACIGPMGARVRNVMSELGGEKIDIIDYSDDPATFVGNALSPAKVVSVEVVDERTKTARVVVPDFQLSLAIGKEGQNARLAARLTGWRIDIRSDADPGTSPSSTPEHSTGLDPAVDGVQTAGSAE
- the rimP gene encoding ribosome maturation factor RimP, whose product is MSSPPRGEITAQLEPVVAEAVARTGFDLEELGVQQAGRRRLVKVVIDSDEGVGLDDISEISREVSKVLDEHEHVLAGSYTLEVTSPGVDRPLTRPRHWRRARYRLVKIRLAGGEQLVARAGEADDDGVTVLAGGELRRLSYRDVERAVVEVEFQQPPAEDLVKLERAAGGVSQAGDDREDTEESR
- a CDS encoding DUF448 domain-containing protein, yielding MVADGDGVPSVVVPDPRRRRPGRGAWLHPDPACLRLAERRRAFPRALRVRGALDASAVHEHIGAGRPQHAAHDRTDAGSVPRQAIDGKQVDPS
- the rbfA gene encoding 30S ribosome-binding factor RbfA → MADAPRARRLAKRIAQIVASGLEHEVKDPRLAMVTITDARVTPDLRDATVYYTVFGDDADYASTAAALSSATGVLRSRVGQQTGVRFTPTLTFVADTVPDNARRMEELLAKAKEADAEVARLASGAAHAGDSDPYRTSTDDDEADTDGAESESFSDADVRRGPQSG
- a CDS encoding DUF503 domain-containing protein; amino-acid sequence: MYVGVLEVDVLLGDVHSLKQKRAVVRPVVAELRRRFEVAVSEAGNQDLYRRALIGIAVVSGDATHAREVLDACERLVAARPELELLSARQRMLGPED
- the infB gene encoding translation initiation factor IF-2, translated to MAGKARVHELAKELGVTSKEVLTKLAEQGEYVKSASSTVEAPVARRLRDALNKSSKKGGDKPAPADKPARSDSGVPKPGPKPGPRPEASAPKPGPKPGPKPGPRQPEPQQVKPEPQQVKPEPQAPKPAEQAPAAKSEHKPGPKPGPKPSPKPHGEADGGTVPPRPKAPKPGPRQPRVGNNPFGVGSGAPQQRPPRPGPGPRQGGGQGGPGRQGGERRQGGGQGAGSAPAPGGAPRGDGGSRPNPGMMPPRPNPGMMPPRPPRSGGGPGGGRGGGRGGPGGGGGRPGGGGGGRPGGGGGGFRGGGGGAPGGGGAPAGGGFRGRPGGGGRPGGPGGRGGTAGAFGRPGGPAKRGRKSKRQKRQEYMENMQAPSVGGVRLPRGGGETVRLRRGASLTDFAEKINANPASLVQAMFHLGEMVTATQSVSDEVLELLGQEMNYKVEMVSPEDEDRELLESFDISYGDPNSSEEELQARPPVVTVMGHVDHGKTRLLDTIRKANVQAGEAGGITQHIGAYQVVTELEGNERPITFIDTPGHEAFTAMRARGAKSTDIAVLVVAADDGVMPQTVEAINHAQAAGVPIVVAVNKIDVEGANPAKIRQQLTEYNLVAEEYGGETMFVDISAKQGTNIESLLEAILLTADATLDLRANRNMPAQGVAIEAHLDRGRGPVATVLVQRGTLRVGDSVVAGDAYGRVRRMINENDEDVPVALPSRPVQVIGFTSVPGAGDTFLVVDEDRVARQIADRRGARIREAQNAAKRKRVSLEDLDKVLKETNQLNLIIKGDNSGTVEALEESLMKIEVGDEVELRVIHRGVGGINESDINLATAENTIVLGFNVRAEGKAAEVANREGVEIRYYSVIYRAIEDIEQALKGMLKPEYEEVELGKAEVREVFKSSKVGTIAGCMVTEGIIKRNAKARLLRDSVVVAENLSVNSLKRFKDDATEVREGFECGLTLGSYSDIKVGDIIEPYEMREKPRD